TCACGGCCTTGAGAGCCGCGACGCGGGAACGTTCGCTGCACGGCGGGAGTTGATCCGGCGGGGTTTCCAAGGCCCGCTTTGCAAGGCTCGCAACACATTGTCACAGAAGATCGAGGACTATGCGCTGATCGGCGACTGCGAGACCGCAGCGCTGGTCGGGCGTAACGGCTCGATCGACTGGCTGTGCTGGCCGGCCTTTGATTCCGATGCCTGCTTTGCTGCCATCCTCGGCACGCGCGAGAATGGCCGTTGGCTGGTTGCGCCGGCCGACGAGGTCACGACGACTTCGCGCCGCTATCTCGGCGATACCCTGATCCTCGAAACGCGCTTTGAGACCAAAGGCGGCACCGTCGCCCTGGTCGATTTCATGCCGCCGCGCGGCAAGGCCTCCGACATCGTGCGGCTGGTGCGCGGCCTCAAGGGCAGGGTGAAGATGCGGATGGAGCTCGTGATCCGCTTCGGCTTCGGCGTCGACATTCCCTGGGTGCGGCGGATCGACCATTCGCTGATGGCCATTGCCGGCCAGGACATGACGGTGCTGCGCACGCCAGTCGAGACGCGCGGCGAGGATCTGACCACGGTGTCCGATTTCGAGGTCAGGGACGGCGAGACCGTGCCGTTCGTGCTGACCTACGGCCCTTCGCATCTCGCTCCGCCCCAGGCGATCGACCCTGAGCTCGCGCTTCAGGAGACCGAGAAGTTCTGGAAGGAATGGAGCGGCCGCTGCGATCGCAAGGGCGACTACCATCATCTCGTCATGCGTTCGCTCATCACGCTGAAAGCGCTCACCTTCGGCCCAACCGGCGGCATCGTCGCCGCGCCGACCACCTCGCTGCCCGAAAAGCTCGGCGGTGCCAGGAACTGGGACTACCGCTTCTGCTGGCTGCGTGATGCCACCTTCACGCTGCTGGCGCTGATGAACTCGGGCTATTCCGAGGAAGCCCTGGCCTGGCACAATTGGCTGCTGCGCGCCGCGGCCGGCTCGCCCGCCAACATGCAGATCATGTACGGCATCTGGGGCCAGCGGCGGCTGCTGGAATGGGAAGCGGGCTGGCTCGACGGCTATGAGCGCGCCAAGCCCGTGCGCGTCGGCAATGCCGCGCATGCGCAGCTTCAGCTCGACGTCTACGGCGAGTTGATCGACGCCTTCCACCAGTCGCGCATGGCCAAGCTCAAGCTCGATGACGAGGCGACCTGGGCGCTGGAATGCGCCGTGCTCCAGCATCTCGCCGAGGTCTGGGACCAGGCCGATCACGGCATCTGGGAGCGCCGCGGCCAGCCCAGGCATTACGTTTTCTCAAAAGTGATGACCTGGGTTGCGTTCGACCGCGCCATCAAGAGCGCCGAGACGTTCGGCTTCAAGGCGCCGCTCTTGCACTGGCGCGCCCTGCGCGAAGCGATTCATCGCGACGTGTGCAACAAGGGGTTTGACGCGGAGGAGGGGGCCTTCGTCGAGTCCTACGGCTCGAAACTGCTCGATGCCAGTGTGCTGCTGCTCCCGGGAGTCGGTTTCCTGCCGGCATCGGACCCGCGTATCCGCGGCACCATTGCCGCCGTCGAGAAGCACATGATGCGGGATGGCTTCGTGCTTCGCCACGATCCGCGCGAAACCTCGGAGGAGACCCAGCCGATCGAGGGTGCGTTCCTGGCCTGTACATTGTGGCTGGCCGATGCCCATGTGCTCGCCGGCGATGTCGACAAGGCGCAGGCGCTGTTCGATCGTATCGCGGCGCTCGCAAACGATATCGGGCTGCTGGCCGAAGAGTACGACTCCGTCGCACGCCGCCAGACCGGCAATTTCCCGCAAGCGCTGACTCACATCGCGCTGATCAACACCGCGCATAATCTCTCGGCGGCAAGGCACGCCAGCGACAAGCCGGCGATGCAGCGGTCGAAATAGATCGGCGGGGCATGTCCTTCACCTCTCCCCGACGGGGGAGAGGTGAACCATCAGCGGCGACTGACCCGAACGATCAAGCTCTAACCCACCCCGTTCCGCTTCAAAATCATCTCCATCGCCTCGGCAAAACCATCCTGCTCGTTGGTCGCGGTGACGTTGGTGGCCTGGTCCTTGACGCTGTCGGTGGCGTTGCCCATGGCGATCGAGGTGCCGCTGACACGGAACATGGCAAGGTCGTTCTGCATGTCACCGATGGTGGCGACCGCATCCAGGGAAATGCCGAGGCGCCTGGCCATCGCCTCAACGAACGTGCCCTTGTTGACGCCGGGCGGGGTGATGTCGAGATAGTAGGTCTGCGAGCGGACCGCGGTCGCAGCGCTGCCGAGCGCCTGCTGCATCGCTTTCTCGCAGGCCTCGAGGCCTGCCGCATCGGCGCTGGCACCGACGATCTTGCAGGCGCCGGCGAGATACGGCGAAAAATCCGTCACGATGGTCGGGTCGGAGCGGATCGTGTGCTGCTCATGCGCGACGTATTTGCCGCTGGGGTTGTCGATCAGCCATTTGTCGTAGGTGAACAGCCAGATGTCGGCGCCGAACTCCCGCAGGATCTGCAAGCTGCGCTCGGCCGCGTCTTTCGGGATCAGGTGCTGTTCGACCGGATTCATCTCGGGATCGACGATCGACGAGCCGTTGAACGGGCCGACCGGCAGCCACAGCGCCAGCGGCTCGATCAAGAAGCGCATGCCGATCGCCGGGCGGCTGGAGGTGATGGTGAAGCCGATGCCGGCCCGGTGCAGCCGCAGCACAGCGGACCGCGCGCCGTCCGTCAGCGTCTTGTCCTTTGTGAGCAGCGTGCCGTCGACGTCGGAAACGACCAGAGAGATCTTCGTCATGGCAGGACCTTGGAGTTATCCGGCTTTGCTTTTGCCGCCGTCGATTTTCAGCTGCCGTACGATACCGTCGACGATCGCCTCGACCGATTCGTCGATCGAGGCCGTGATGACATGCTCGCTCGCCTCCGGCGGCTCCAGCGTGCTGAACTGGCTGGTGAGAAGCCCGGGCGGCATGAAATGGCCCTTGCGGTGCGCGAGCCGGTCGGCAATCAGCTCCTGCGTGCCCTTCAGGAACACGAAGCGCACGTCGTCACGTCCGCGCAGCAGCACGTCGCGATAGGTATGCTTGAGCGCCGAACAGGCGATGATGACGTGCTCGCCCTCGTTGCAGACCCGCGAGATCTCGTCGGCGATGGCGTTGAGCCAGGGCCAGCGGTCCTCGTCGGTGAGGGGGTGGCCGGCCCGCATCTTCTCGACATTGCTTGCGGGGTGAAAGCTGTCGCCGTCCTCGAACCGCCAGCCGAGACGCTCGCCGAGCGCCTCTGCAACCGTGCTCTTGCCCGAGCCCGACACGCCCATCACGATCAACGCACAAGGTGCTTTAACGCCCGCCACGAATTCCCTCCGGAAGCGCGCCCCTGTCGACCATCCAGACGGTCTCACCATTCGAGCGCGCGCGTAACGCCGGCAGATTCTCGCCATTGAGCAGGCGCGTCAAGATCGGCAGCTTGTCATGCCCTGCAATCTCGAACAGCATCTCGCGGCAGGCCGCCAGCGCGGGAAGCGTCAGCGAGACCCGCGGCACGAAGGGCGCGACATTGGCCTTGGGGACCCCGACCACCCAGCGCGCGGTCTCCTCGACCGCGGGATAGCCCGGGAAGAGCGAGGCGGTGTGGCCATCAGGGCCGGCGCCCATCAGGACCATGTCGAACAGCGGCCGCGCCGGGTCGAGGCGTTCAGACCCATAGAACGCCTTCAGCTCGCGCGCATAGGTTTCGGCGCTCTCGTCCGGAGTCTCGGCCGTGGTCGGGATCGGATGGATGTGATCGGCGGGTGCGTTGCGATCCAGAAACGTCGTGCGGGCAACCGTCATGTTGTTGAGGGGATCGGTCGCGGGGACAAACCGCTCGTCGCCGATGAACCAGTGCACGCGACCCCAGGGGATCTTGTCGCGATATGCGTCGCTGCCCAGCAGCTGATACAGCTTCCTTGGGCTCGAACCGCCGGTGAGGCAGATCGCGATGCGGCCAGGATTGGCTGCCATCCGCGCCACGACCCGTTCGGCAGCGGCTTGCGCCATGGCCTCGGCGTCGGCGACGACGATCAGCTTCGGCAGGTCGGCCGCCGCCATCATGAAAACTTCCGCCAGCTGCGGCCGTCGCGGCGCAGCAGCTCGTCTGCACATTTCGGACCGTCGCTGCCGGCCTCATAGGTCTCGATGCCGTTGCTGCCTGCGTTCTTCCAGGCGTCGAGGAACGGTTGCACGGCCGCCCAGCCGGCCTCGATGCCGTCGGCGCGCTGGAACAGGATGTTGTCGCCGATCATGCAGTCGTAGATCAGCGTCTCGTAGCCGGTGGACGGATCGGCGCGGAAATAGTCGCCGTACTTGAACTTCATTTCGACGCCGTCGATGGTGATGCTGGGCCCCGGAATCTTGGCGTTGAACTGAAGCTCGATGGTCTCGGTCGGCGCGATGCCGACGGTGAGGAAGTTTTGCGAGAGACGGTCGACCGTCGTTCCCGAAAACATCGACAGCGGTGCCTGCTTGAACTTGATCGCGACTTCCGTGCGCTTGTGACCGAGCGCCTTGCCGGTGCGAAGGTAGAACGGCACGCCCGCCCAGCGCCAATTGTCGATCATCAGCTTGAGCGCGACGAAGGTCTCGGTGGTGCTGCCGGGTTTGACATCCTCGGTCTTGCGGTAGTCCGGAATCTCGTCGTCACCGATGCGTCCTGCGAGATATTGCGCGCGAACGGAGTTCTTCAGCGCTTCCTCGTGACTCGGCTGCTGGATCGAGGTCAGCACTTCGGCCTTCTCGGAGCGCACGGAATGGGCGTCGAAGCGGGCCGGCGGCTCCATCGCGACCAGCGACATCAGCTGGAACAGATGGTTCGGCACCATGTCGCGCAGCGCGCCGGTGGCGTCGTAGAACCCGCCGCGATGACCGACGCCGAGCTTCTCCTCCACCGTGATCTGGATGTGGTCGATATGGTTGCGGTTCCAGATCGGTTCGAACATCCCGTTGGCGAAGCGCAGCACCAGAATGTTCTGCACCGTCTCCTTGCCGAGATAATGGTCGATCCGGTAGATCTGGTGCTCGTCCATCATCTTCAGCAGCTCGGCGTTCAGCGCCTTGGCCGAGGCGAGGTCGGTGCCAAAAGGCTTCTCGATCACCAGCCGCCGCCAGGCACCGTTCTCCTTCATCATCCCGGTGCGGCCGAGCTCGCGTGCGGTCGGCGCGAATGCGGCCGGCGGCGTCGCCAGATAGAACAGGCGGTTGCCACCGGTGTCCTGGGCGCATTCCAGCGAATCCAGGTGTTCGCGCAGGCGATCGAACGAGGGCGGGTCCTTTGCGTCCGCCTCGACGAAGGTCACGCATTCCAGCAGCTTGCGGGCGATGTCGTCGTCCACGGGCCGCGTCGCGAACTGGCGCAGCCCCTTCGACAGGCTGTCGCGCAGTTCGTCATCCGACTGACCCTTGCGGGCCACGCCGACGACGCAGAATTTTTCCGGCAACAGGTGCTCGGCCGCGAGATTGTAGAGTGACGGCATCACCAGGCGATGGGTGAGGTCGCCGGTGACACCAAAAATCACGAAGGCGCAGTTTTCCGGCTTGCGCTTGGCTTGCGGGTCTTTTGTCACGAACTGATGGCCTTCGCTTTGTTGCTTACTTGGTCTTCGAGGCGTCCGGCTGCTTCGGCTCCTTGTGGCCGCCGAACCCTGCGCGCATCGCAGAGAGAATCTTTTCGGCGAAGGTGTGTTCCTGGCGCGAACGGAAACGGGTATAGAGCGCCGCGGTCAGGACTTCGGCGGGCACCGCCTCGTCGATCGCCGCATTCACGGTCCAGCGTCCTTCGCCGGAATCTTCCACGAAGCCGGAGTATTCGGCGAGCTGCGGGCTGTCGGCGAGTGCGGTCGAGGTGAGGTCGAGCAGCCAGGACGGGATCACGCTGCCGCGCCGCCAGACTTCGGCGATGTCGGCGAGATCGAAATCGTAGCGATGATCGGCGGGCAAGGCGTCGATGTTGGCGTTCTTGAGGATATCGAAGCCTTCGGCATAGGCCTGCATCAGGCCGTATTCGATGCCGTTGTGGATCATCTTGACGAAATGGCCGGCGCCAACAGGGCCGGCATGGATGTAGCCCTGCTCGATGCGGGGATCGCGTCCCTCGCGTCCCTCGGTGCGCGGAATGTCGCCGGCGCCGGGCGCAAGGGCCGCGAAGATCGGATCGAGGCGGTCCACGACGGGCTTCTCGCCGCCGATCATCATGCAATAGCCGCGGTCGAGACCCCAGACGCCGCCTGACGTGCCGACGTCGACATAGTGGATGCCGCGC
The genomic region above belongs to Bradyrhizobium sp. CCBAU 53338 and contains:
- the zwf gene encoding glucose-6-phosphate dehydrogenase — encoded protein: MTKDPQAKRKPENCAFVIFGVTGDLTHRLVMPSLYNLAAEHLLPEKFCVVGVARKGQSDDELRDSLSKGLRQFATRPVDDDIARKLLECVTFVEADAKDPPSFDRLREHLDSLECAQDTGGNRLFYLATPPAAFAPTARELGRTGMMKENGAWRRLVIEKPFGTDLASAKALNAELLKMMDEHQIYRIDHYLGKETVQNILVLRFANGMFEPIWNRNHIDHIQITVEEKLGVGHRGGFYDATGALRDMVPNHLFQLMSLVAMEPPARFDAHSVRSEKAEVLTSIQQPSHEEALKNSVRAQYLAGRIGDDEIPDYRKTEDVKPGSTTETFVALKLMIDNWRWAGVPFYLRTGKALGHKRTEVAIKFKQAPLSMFSGTTVDRLSQNFLTVGIAPTETIELQFNAKIPGPSITIDGVEMKFKYGDYFRADPSTGYETLIYDCMIGDNILFQRADGIEAGWAAVQPFLDAWKNAGSNGIETYEAGSDGPKCADELLRRDGRSWRKFS
- a CDS encoding HAD family hydrolase is translated as MTKISLVVSDVDGTLLTKDKTLTDGARSAVLRLHRAGIGFTITSSRPAIGMRFLIEPLALWLPVGPFNGSSIVDPEMNPVEQHLIPKDAAERSLQILREFGADIWLFTYDKWLIDNPSGKYVAHEQHTIRSDPTIVTDFSPYLAGACKIVGASADAAGLEACEKAMQQALGSAATAVRSQTYYLDITPPGVNKGTFVEAMARRLGISLDAVATIGDMQNDLAMFRVSGTSIAMGNATDSVKDQATNVTATNEQDGFAEAMEMILKRNGVG
- a CDS encoding gluconokinase, which codes for MAGVKAPCALIVMGVSGSGKSTVAEALGERLGWRFEDGDSFHPASNVEKMRAGHPLTDEDRWPWLNAIADEISRVCNEGEHVIIACSALKHTYRDVLLRGRDDVRFVFLKGTQELIADRLAHRKGHFMPPGLLTSQFSTLEPPEASEHVITASIDESVEAIVDGIVRQLKIDGGKSKAG
- the gnd gene encoding phosphogluconate dehydrogenase (NAD(+)-dependent, decarboxylating), whose product is MQLGMIGLGRMGGNIVRRLMRHGHSTVVYDKDAKAVAGLAADGAVGSATLEEFISKLERPRTAWVMLPAGRITEQTIETIAGVMQDGDVIIDGGNTFWQDDVRRGKALKARGIHYVDVGTSGGVWGLDRGYCMMIGGEKPVVDRLDPIFAALAPGAGDIPRTEGREGRDPRIEQGYIHAGPVGAGHFVKMIHNGIEYGLMQAYAEGFDILKNANIDALPADHRYDFDLADIAEVWRRGSVIPSWLLDLTSTALADSPQLAEYSGFVEDSGEGRWTVNAAIDEAVPAEVLTAALYTRFRSRQEHTFAEKILSAMRAGFGGHKEPKQPDASKTK
- a CDS encoding glycoside hydrolase family 15 protein produces the protein MSQKIEDYALIGDCETAALVGRNGSIDWLCWPAFDSDACFAAILGTRENGRWLVAPADEVTTTSRRYLGDTLILETRFETKGGTVALVDFMPPRGKASDIVRLVRGLKGRVKMRMELVIRFGFGVDIPWVRRIDHSLMAIAGQDMTVLRTPVETRGEDLTTVSDFEVRDGETVPFVLTYGPSHLAPPQAIDPELALQETEKFWKEWSGRCDRKGDYHHLVMRSLITLKALTFGPTGGIVAAPTTSLPEKLGGARNWDYRFCWLRDATFTLLALMNSGYSEEALAWHNWLLRAAAGSPANMQIMYGIWGQRRLLEWEAGWLDGYERAKPVRVGNAAHAQLQLDVYGELIDAFHQSRMAKLKLDDEATWALECAVLQHLAEVWDQADHGIWERRGQPRHYVFSKVMTWVAFDRAIKSAETFGFKAPLLHWRALREAIHRDVCNKGFDAEEGAFVESYGSKLLDASVLLLPGVGFLPASDPRIRGTIAAVEKHMMRDGFVLRHDPRETSEETQPIEGAFLACTLWLADAHVLAGDVDKAQALFDRIAALANDIGLLAEEYDSVARRQTGNFPQALTHIALINTAHNLSAARHASDKPAMQRSK
- the pgl gene encoding 6-phosphogluconolactonase, producing MAAADLPKLIVVADAEAMAQAAAERVVARMAANPGRIAICLTGGSSPRKLYQLLGSDAYRDKIPWGRVHWFIGDERFVPATDPLNNMTVARTTFLDRNAPADHIHPIPTTAETPDESAETYARELKAFYGSERLDPARPLFDMVLMGAGPDGHTASLFPGYPAVEETARWVVGVPKANVAPFVPRVSLTLPALAACREMLFEIAGHDKLPILTRLLNGENLPALRARSNGETVWMVDRGALPEGIRGGR